ATGCAGTTTGTGCTACAAATTAGGTACATGGTTTTTACAGATGAAGAGGTACACCTACAATTATTTCCTTATACTTAAAAAGATAAAGCAAAACGTTGGTTCTTGTCCTTACCCTCCCGAAGTATTACTACTTGGGCATGTTGAGTCCCCTAtagaattaaggatttaattatgtcaAAACCACCAGCAGCACTAAGTTGTTAACAGCCAGAATAGGTTAATTATAAATAACCAGCAAAGATGTATACTAGTCGTTAATGCTTGAAGTGTAATGCTTAACTATCAGCTGAAAAGGGCTAAGTGTGATTGTACTTCATAACTAGAATGAGGGATGAATGCTGACCCAACAAAAGACCGAAGAAGAACCAGCAGAAGATGCAAAAGCAGCACAAAATGCTTAGTAAATTTATGATGTTCGGAAGAATGAATGCTTGCAGTGTCGTCTACATCATAAATGTGCTATTCAACTGACATCGAAAACTAAGTTGAAGAGCAAAGGACACAAGTCGGCGGTTGACAAGTTACCTTACAAGACAACGTGGAATGCAGAGGTATAACCCATGTGCAGTTCATGGTTATACCTAATGTCAACGCCTTGGGAactcaacattctatttgtttattcaaatagtatgTCCGCCTAGATTAGGTAGTTCCAGATACAACTTATAAACAAAAGGTAGCCACATGCTTTCTTACAGTGTTGTCTACCAAAGTACAAGAATTCCTTTAACCAACAAATAATAGCTCCATTACACGGTTACTAGACTTTGTATAAATATACAACTCCACTAAGGTTTAATTTTTTTAGTTATGTGGGATTATAAATCGATAGAGTCTATAGCTTCTATATGCTTAAGAGTGTTTTGAGCTATCAAGGTGTTAATCTGTATCAACCGGTTATCTCTTTCCACTATAAGCTAACCGTGATTCTTTGAGATTATATCATTAAAAGAATAAGTTGAAATTATCTTGACTCTGATTTATATTACTTGCTTAATTATATGCGGAATTGAGATATTCCTGCGAAATCAATGGAGTACATTGAAAAATTTCTCAGGAATGCCTTATCCATCCAGTGACTTTGTTATAGATACTACTAATAGATTGATTCACGATGAGTTAAGGTATGATCTTCTATCCTTGAAATCCGAACATAACAATTTGTTTAGTAGTTTGACTCCGAAACAAAAAGGTGTATATGACGAAATTGTTTTTCGGGGTTCAAAAAAGTGATGGAGGTGTGTTTTTTGTGTATGGGTACGATGGTACAGGCAAAAGATTTTTGTGGAAAATACTGTCGACGACAATTAGATCAAAGGGGAAAATAGTCTTAAATGTTGCTTCGAGTGAAATTGCAACACTTTTGCTAAGTGGTGGTAGAACAACTCATTCCATATTTGTGATTTCCATTAAAATTAATGAGAATTCCGTTTGTTCTATTAATGTTAATAGTCGACTTGCAGATTTGATGAGACAATCTTATTTGATATGGGATAAAGCTTCAATGATGCATAAGCATTGTTTTGAAGCTCTTGACAGGACACTTAGAGATATAATGCGCCAAACGTTAGCTGAGAATTGAGGATAAAGTTTTTGGAGGGAAAATGGTGGTTTTTGGTGGAGACTTTAAACAAATACTTCCGGTTGTTCCTAAAGGTACCCGACAAGACATCGTGAATGCTTCGTTGAACTCATCCTATCTATGGTATCACAGTAAAGTATTGAAGCTAACGGTTAACATGAGGTTACGATCCGAAGGCAACAATGATGAAATGGAGGACATAAAAGCGTTTGCAAATTGGATTCTAGATGTGGACAACGAAACTGTTGGTGGACCAAATGATGAGGATGTTGAAATCACCATACCAGGTGAGTTTCTAATCAAAAAGTCAGACGTTCCAATTAACTCTATTGTAGAGTCCACTTACCCGGATTTGAATAATAATCTATATGAAAATACATTTTTTCAAGAGAGAGCTACTCTTGCTCCTACTCAtgaacatgtaaataaaattaatgATCGTTTGTTACAACTTGTCCCAGGTGAAGAATTTACTTACTTGAGTTGTGATGGTGTCGATGCTTCTGACAACTCTATGACAGGTGATCGTGGGATGCAATATCAAGAATTCCTAAACAACCTTAAGTTTTCAGGTATTCCTAATCACAAGTTGGTTCTTAAAGTTGGTGTTCTGATCATGTTACTAAGAAACATCGACTAACTTAATGGTTTGTGTAATGGTACACGATTAAGGGTTATTAAGCTTGAGAAATCATTGATAACAACAAGGGTTATAACTGTACAAATATTGAGTTTGAAACGATGTTTCCTCGCATAAAATTGAGTCCATCTGATAAAACATTACCCTTTAAGATCACTAGAAAGCAGTTTCCAGTTCTATGTGTTTTGCAATGACGATTAACAAAAGTCCACGCCAATCGCTATCACGAATTGGCTTAGTTTTGCCCCGTTAAGTCTTTACTCATGGACAATTATATGTTGATATTTCTAGAGTAAAGAATAAAAAGGATTTGAAGATACTTATGTGCGACAAGGACATGAATGTTGCCAATACTACAACCAATTTTGTTTACAAGGAAGTTCTACAAAGCTTATAAGATGAAATTGTTACAGGTATGTttctaagttttttttttttaatttgtaaatAATGTGTGTCAATATTTTACTTCGTTTTGAAACCTACTTATATAGTACTCATTAAATTTGCGTccaatattaataacattatataCAACTACATACTTAAACAATATTTGTTTTCTTTAACAAGCAGGTGATGAAGGTTAGTATGTCAACTGCTATTTGTATGATCAGCAAACATGGGATAATCATCCACTTATTTTAAAAGATAAGTTCAACCTCACTAAATTATAATGGTTTGCAATCATATAGCTAAGAAAGTTGTTGAATCACTGATATATTTTAAGACTTATTTAGATTCTTCAATTATCTATTTATTAACATGTGTAATTCGTGGCTAGTACTATCTATTCAACATATATACTCAAGTGATTTTTTTAAACATACATATAGTTTCTTACACTTTAATATATTTTCCTACTTTATTATATTTTACCGATTGCATTTTCATTCATACACTTATAGTATTTGTCTATCTAATTGTCAATGTAATCTTAACTAAACGACTATACCATTTAAATTTGTTGAATACCTAAAACATAGAAATTCAACTGTTTCATTTTAAAAAACCcgcgatttcacgggtcatttcactagtttaactATAAATACCTACTTTCTCTAATTATATTAAACATGAAAAGTTTAATATGTGTTCTTTGAgagtaaataagtaaatataaataaaaaacattAGTATATACTCCCTCCATCTTATATCTATTGTATATCTTTCATTTTTTGAATGTcttaaattaattgtctacttccataaataaaaaagaataatgtgataaatTTTTTGTGTGCCCATAATTTATTCATGGAAGAGAAAAATACGAgtaaaaagtaaggggtaaaacTAGAAAGTTAACAGAATAGTACATGTGTCAAGTACTTTTTCTTAAACTATGTGTTTTTATCTAAGGATAATAGATTTGAGACGGAATGAGTAACATATAAATCTTAGATTACAAACCTTTAACAAGGTTTTCTTTTTGCCTCCAAATTTCTAAATTTACCGACCATTGCACTCCATACAAACATGTGGTTTGTAACTGGTTTTTTTGGTTCATTAAAAATCAAACTTCAAACATTAATAGCATTTGAccaaaattaaaataaatattctTAACAAGTAATCTACATTTAATCATCCTTGCATCATCTCCTCCCTATCTTCTCCCGCCAACATCACCGCCGCGGGCCGCCGTCGCCACCTTCTTCCACGGTCATTTCTTGATAGCACAAAAAGAACTATACTTAGATATCACAAAATATTCAACTTTTATGGTGACGTaacttttgttacaaaaatacatgaTACACCTATTTCTTTAACTTCAAGAAAGATCAATATTAATATTGGAGCCACCCGTTTCTCTCTCTAAGAACACGACGGAGGTGGTCCGCCGTTGGCGATGGCGGACATTGTGAAACAAATTATAGCAAGACCGATTCAATTGGCAGACCAAATTATCAAAGAGACAGATTTTGCATGCTCGTATAGACAAGAATGTGCCGAAATTAAAGAACGAACCGAAAAACTTGCGGGGTTACTCCGGCAGGCCGCGCGTGCAAGTAATGACCTTTATGAAAGACCCACACGCCGAATCATTGATGACACCGAACAAGTTTTGGATAAAACGCTTGGGCTTGTAATTAAATGTAGGGCTAATGGTTTAAGCAGGCTCTATACTTTTATCCCTAAAGGTGGTGTCAAGAAACAATCGAATTTAATCGAGAATTCGATTGGTGACGTGTCGTGGTTGCTTCGTGTTTCAACTCCCGCGAATGAGGGGGACGATGGGTATGTCGGGTTACCGCCAATTGCTGCAAACGAGCCGATTCTTTGTTTGGTTTGGGAACAAATCGCCATACTTTGTTGTGGGACGCTTGAGGACCGGGCCGATGCAGCTGCTTCGCTTGTGTCGTTAGCTCGGGACAATGATCGATACGGGAAATTGATTATTGAGGAAGGGGGAGTTCCTCCGCTTTTAAAGCTTGCTAAAGAGGGGAGAATGGAAGGTCAAGAAAGCGCGGTTCGAGCTATAGGGTTGCTTGGTCGGGACCCGGAGAGTGTTGAACAAATAATTAATGCGGGTGTTTGTTCGGTGTTTgcgaaaattttaaaagaagggcATATGAAGGTTCAAATTGTGGTGGCGTGGGCCGTGGCGGAGTTAACAGAGCATCATGACGCGTGTCAAGAACGTTTCTTGCAAGCTAACACGATTCGGTTGCTTGTTAGTCATTTAGCTTATGAAACGATAGAAGAACATAGTAAGTATAACGTtaacaaagaaaaagaaaaaaagatagTGTCGATACATGGTGTTGTTATGGCGAATAATGATCATGATCACAATGCTAAAAGGACACAAGATGATGATGATCACTCCAATGTAGCACGTCCTGGTGGACCGGACATGGGAGATATACACAACGTTGTACACGACGTGGTGACTACGAGGTCTCCAAGTCACCACCATCAACATCGGGAAAAGAGTAGAAGACGTGTTGCGTTGCCCGGGGGAAGCATCAAAGGGAGGGAATTCGAGGATCCAGAAACAAAAGCTGAAATGAAAGCGATGGCCGCTCGAGCCCTTTGGCGCCTTTGTCACAAAAATTTCTCAATATGTAAAACCATAACCGAATCTAGAGCACTTTTATGTTTTGCGGTACTTTTGGAAAGAGGTGAAGCGGAAGTGAAATACCATTCAACTATGGCACTAATGGAAATAACATCAGTGGCCGAACGTTACTCAGAATTGAGACGTTCGGCCTTTAAGCCAACATCCACAACCGCGCGTGAGGTTGTGGACAAGTTTCTTAAAATAGTTAACAAAGGAGAGTCTGAACTCCTTATTCCAAGTATCCAATCAATTGGAAACTTGGCCCGAACTTTTCGGGCCACAGAATCAAGGATAATTCCTCCTTTGGTGAGACTCCTTGACGATAGGGAGACCGAGGTGTCAGCAGAGGCGGCGGTTGCATTGATTAAGTTTGCGTGCACTGATAATTACTTGCACACGTATCATTGCAAGACGATAATAGAG
This window of the Rutidosis leptorrhynchoides isolate AG116_Rl617_1_P2 chromosome 7, CSIRO_AGI_Rlap_v1, whole genome shotgun sequence genome carries:
- the LOC139859795 gene encoding uncharacterized protein; the protein is MVVFGGDFKQILPVVPKGTRQDIVNASLNSSYLWYHSKVLKLTVNMRLRSEGNNDEMEDIKAFANWILDVDNETVGGPNDEDVEITIPGEFLIKKSDVPINSIVESTYPDLNNNLYENTFFQERATLAPTHEHVNKINDRLLQLVPGEEFTYLSCDGVDASDNSMTGDRGMQYQEFLNNLKFSGIPNHKLVLKVGVLIMLLRNID
- the LOC139859796 gene encoding uncharacterized protein, coding for MADIVKQIIARPIQLADQIIKETDFACSYRQECAEIKERTEKLAGLLRQAARASNDLYERPTRRIIDDTEQVLDKTLGLVIKCRANGLSRLYTFIPKGGVKKQSNLIENSIGDVSWLLRVSTPANEGDDGYVGLPPIAANEPILCLVWEQIAILCCGTLEDRADAAASLVSLARDNDRYGKLIIEEGGVPPLLKLAKEGRMEGQESAVRAIGLLGRDPESVEQIINAGVCSVFAKILKEGHMKVQIVVAWAVAELTEHHDACQERFLQANTIRLLVSHLAYETIEEHSKYNVNKEKEKKIVSIHGVVMANNDHDHNAKRTQDDDDHSNVARPGGPDMGDIHNVVHDVVTTRSPSHHHQHREKSRRRVALPGGSIKGREFEDPETKAEMKAMAARALWRLCHKNFSICKTITESRALLCFAVLLERGEAEVKYHSTMALMEITSVAERYSELRRSAFKPTSTTAREVVDKFLKIVNKGESELLIPSIQSIGNLARTFRATESRIIPPLVRLLDDRETEVSAEAAVALIKFACTDNYLHTYHCKTIIEAGAPKHLIQLTYFGELMAQVPSIILLSYLALHIPDSELLAQEDVHIVLQWALKQGQLLQDPEYPLEALVLEAKQRLEIYQSRA